In Musa acuminata AAA Group cultivar baxijiao chromosome BXJ2-3, Cavendish_Baxijiao_AAA, whole genome shotgun sequence, the following proteins share a genomic window:
- the LOC103977483 gene encoding chitinase-like protein 1 isoform X2 produces the protein MAGNSLSPEVWMLLLVAAASAHAASSAKPKVCDKGWECKASVYCCNETISDFFQVYQFEDLFSKRNAPVAQAVGFWDYHSFITAAAVYEPLGFGTTGGKQMQMKEVAAFLGHVGSKTSCGYGVATGGPLAWGLCYKREMSPSQSYCDQSYDYPCTPGVDYYGRGALPVYWNYNYGAIGDGLKVDLLNHPEYLEQNATLAFQAAIYRWMTPMKKKKKQPSAHDVFVGKWKPTKNDTLAKRLPGFGATMNVLYGDLVCGQGSIDAMNNIISHYQYYLDLMGIGRQSSGDNLDCAEQEAFDPSTASSTSSPTAAST, from the exons ATGGCAGGGAACAGCCTGTCGCCGGAGGTGTGGATGCTGCTGCTGGTGGCGGCCGCGTCCGCTCACGCAGCGTCCTCGGCCAAGCCGAAGGTCTGCGACAAGGGGTGGGAGTGCAAGGCGAGCGTGTACTGCTGCAACGAGACCATCTCGGACTTCTTCCAGGTGTACCAGTTCGAGGACCTCTTCAGCAAGCGCAACGCCCCAGTCGCCCAGGCCGTCGGCTTCTGGGACTACCACTCCTTCATCACCGCGGCCGCCGTGTACGAGCCGCTCGGCTTCGGCACCACCGGCGGCAAGCAGATGCAGATGAAAGAGGTCGCCGCCTTCCTCGGCCACGTCGGCAGCAAGACATCAT GTGGATATGGCGTTGCGACCGGTGGTCCGCTCGCATGGGGGTTGTGCTACAAGCGTGAGATGAGCCCGAGCCAGTCCTACTGCGACCAAAGCTACGACTACCCATGCACGCCCGGAGTCGATTACTACGGCCGCGGTGCTCTGCCCGTTTACTG GAACTACAACTACGGAGCCATCGGGGACGGATTGAAGGTTGATCTCCTCAACCATCCCGAGTATCTCGAGCAGAATGCCACCCTAGCTTTCCAAGCTGCGATCTACAGGTGGATGACgcccatgaagaagaagaagaagcagccttCCGCCCACGATGTGTTTGTGGGAAAGTGGAAGCCCACCAAGAACGACACATTGGCGAAAAGGCTGCCTGGATTCGGAGCTACAATGAACGTTCTCTACGGGGATTTGGTCTGTGGTCAGGGCTCCATCGATGCCATGAACAACATCATATCCCATTACCAGTATTACCTCGACCTGATGGGCATCGGCCGCCAGTCCTCCGGCGATAATTTGGATTGCGCAGAGCAAGAGGCCTTCGATCCTTCTACCGCATCCTCCACATCGTCCCCCACGGCGGCCAGTACTTGA
- the LOC103977483 gene encoding chitinase-like protein 1 isoform X1, translating to MPPLHPLFVSPLSHTMAGNSLSPEVWMLLLVAAASAHAASSAKPKVCDKGWECKASVYCCNETISDFFQVYQFEDLFSKRNAPVAQAVGFWDYHSFITAAAVYEPLGFGTTGGKQMQMKEVAAFLGHVGSKTSCGYGVATGGPLAWGLCYKREMSPSQSYCDQSYDYPCTPGVDYYGRGALPVYWNYNYGAIGDGLKVDLLNHPEYLEQNATLAFQAAIYRWMTPMKKKKKQPSAHDVFVGKWKPTKNDTLAKRLPGFGATMNVLYGDLVCGQGSIDAMNNIISHYQYYLDLMGIGRQSSGDNLDCAEQEAFDPSTASSTSSPTAAST from the exons ACACAATGGCAGGGAACAGCCTGTCGCCGGAGGTGTGGATGCTGCTGCTGGTGGCGGCCGCGTCCGCTCACGCAGCGTCCTCGGCCAAGCCGAAGGTCTGCGACAAGGGGTGGGAGTGCAAGGCGAGCGTGTACTGCTGCAACGAGACCATCTCGGACTTCTTCCAGGTGTACCAGTTCGAGGACCTCTTCAGCAAGCGCAACGCCCCAGTCGCCCAGGCCGTCGGCTTCTGGGACTACCACTCCTTCATCACCGCGGCCGCCGTGTACGAGCCGCTCGGCTTCGGCACCACCGGCGGCAAGCAGATGCAGATGAAAGAGGTCGCCGCCTTCCTCGGCCACGTCGGCAGCAAGACATCAT GTGGATATGGCGTTGCGACCGGTGGTCCGCTCGCATGGGGGTTGTGCTACAAGCGTGAGATGAGCCCGAGCCAGTCCTACTGCGACCAAAGCTACGACTACCCATGCACGCCCGGAGTCGATTACTACGGCCGCGGTGCTCTGCCCGTTTACTG GAACTACAACTACGGAGCCATCGGGGACGGATTGAAGGTTGATCTCCTCAACCATCCCGAGTATCTCGAGCAGAATGCCACCCTAGCTTTCCAAGCTGCGATCTACAGGTGGATGACgcccatgaagaagaagaagaagcagccttCCGCCCACGATGTGTTTGTGGGAAAGTGGAAGCCCACCAAGAACGACACATTGGCGAAAAGGCTGCCTGGATTCGGAGCTACAATGAACGTTCTCTACGGGGATTTGGTCTGTGGTCAGGGCTCCATCGATGCCATGAACAACATCATATCCCATTACCAGTATTACCTCGACCTGATGGGCATCGGCCGCCAGTCCTCCGGCGATAATTTGGATTGCGCAGAGCAAGAGGCCTTCGATCCTTCTACCGCATCCTCCACATCGTCCCCCACGGCGGCCAGTACTTGA